GCGCCGCCGCTTCGACCGGAAGCCGCGCACGTACTTGCGCGAGCCCTGCGTCGGATACTTCGCGGCGTAGGCGCGCTCGACGGCGTCCCTGATCCGCGCCGACCGCACCGGACGCGCGCGCACGCGAATGGTCCGCCGCCCGACTTGGATCGCGCCGAGCGGATCCTCGAGGAACGTGCGATACCAGCCGGCCGGCTTGAGCGACCACGACCGCGCATACACCCGGCCGCCGATCACGACCGGCCACACGCCGATGAACCGGTGGGTCGAGTTGGCGCCGGCGCGGACGCCGAGAATTTTCGCGGCAGCGATCGCCGCGACCACCGCCGGCGCAAACCCCGGAGCGGGCGTCGCGGCGCGTTTCGCGATCGGCCCCGCCCGTTCGGCGGTGTTGCGCCGCGCCAGCGTCAGCGCCTCGCCGACGGCCTCTTCGTCCGCACGCGCCAGCCAGACCGCCGTGCAGCCCTGGCGTCCCCACGCGCCGCTCTCCGGCGTGAACGCGCCCGGGCTGCGGCGCACGAAGTCCGCCTGCTGATCGGGCGTCAGCTTGACCATGCCGCGCTGTCCGTCGCCGCGCAGGCTTGCGAAGATGCGGCCGTCGGCGCGGAAATCCGGGTGGCCCATGTGGGCCCCTTCGGACGCCCCCGTCAATCCGAGCGCGATGACACGGAACTCGTCGTCCGTCATCACCGCCTCCGCGACACTGCCAGCGCGTAATCGCCGTTCAGCACCAGCAGGACGAGGACGACCAGGCGCGCGGGATTCATGCCGCGGCCGGTTGCTGCAGCAGCATCCACGAGGTGCCGAAGCGATCGCGGAACATGGCGAAGCGGTTCGCGAAGGGCGTCTTCTCCAGCTTCATGAAGATCTCTCCTCCGT
This genomic interval from Vicinamibacterales bacterium contains the following:
- a CDS encoding DUF2255 family protein, with the protein product MTDDEFRVIALGLTGASEGAHMGHPDFRADGRIFASLRGDGQRGMVKLTPDQQADFVRRSPGAFTPESGAWGRQGCTAVWLARADEEAVGEALTLARRNTAERAGPIAKRAATPAPGFAPAVVAAIAAAKILGVRAGANSTHRFIGVWPVVIGGRVYARSWSLKPAGWYRTFLEDPLGAIQVGRRTIRVRARPVRSARIRDAVERAYAAKYPTQGSRKYVRGFRSKRRREATVEFLPRAAAR